In Luteibacter mycovicinus, a genomic segment contains:
- a CDS encoding DUF885 domain-containing protein produces MACPSARLACLLGIVTFAAPVLADDATQRFHEIASREYAWRQAQFAGADDEDGPARPADRLPKVDAATQAAREAYWTKVVEQLQAIDPAQLKGEDPVNYAVFRQQVDVLLADQRFRTWQMPFNADSAFWSNLGFSARATFTDADAYRNYLGRLRDVPRYFDEQIADMRLGLARGFSQPKLVVSSQYDGIRTVADAEGDANLFYTPFLKMPATIPAAEQARLRDEAKKAIAAQVRPAYAKLLAFMKNEYYPKARDGLAAEDLPDGKAFYRSQILEYTTLDRSPDDIHALGLKEMADIHGQMLAVMKEVDFKGSFPDFLQFLRTDPQFYAKTPDELLKDAAWIAKEVDAVVGDYIGLLPRRRFAIKPVPDDLAPIYTGGRGGPGIYLVNTYNLPARPLYSLPALTLHESSPGHALQMPLAAETTGLPDYRRFSYISAYGEGWALYCEYLGQEMGIYQTPYEQFGYLSYQAWRAARLVVDTGIHHLHWTREQARQYLRDNTALAEHEIDTEVDRYIAWPAQALSYYLGEMAIRDGRERATKALGEHFDIRAFHDTVLSTGSVPLPVLNQRIDAFIAGGGKSPYAEGAH; encoded by the coding sequence ATGGCCTGTCCATCCGCCCGTCTTGCCTGCCTGCTCGGCATCGTCACTTTCGCCGCCCCTGTGCTCGCCGACGACGCGACTCAACGGTTCCATGAGATAGCCAGCCGCGAGTACGCGTGGCGCCAGGCCCAGTTCGCCGGCGCGGATGACGAAGACGGTCCGGCCAGACCGGCCGACCGCCTTCCCAAAGTCGACGCCGCCACCCAGGCCGCACGCGAGGCCTACTGGACGAAGGTCGTGGAACAGCTCCAGGCGATCGATCCCGCGCAGCTGAAAGGCGAAGACCCGGTCAACTACGCGGTCTTCCGCCAGCAGGTCGACGTCCTGCTGGCCGACCAGCGCTTCAGGACGTGGCAGATGCCGTTCAACGCGGACTCGGCGTTCTGGAGCAACCTCGGCTTCAGCGCGCGCGCCACGTTCACCGACGCGGATGCGTACCGGAACTATCTCGGGCGCCTGCGCGATGTACCGCGGTATTTCGACGAGCAGATCGCGGATATGCGGCTGGGCCTGGCCCGTGGCTTCAGCCAGCCGAAGCTCGTGGTGAGCAGTCAGTACGACGGCATACGCACGGTGGCGGACGCGGAAGGCGACGCCAATCTCTTTTACACGCCATTCCTGAAAATGCCGGCGACGATTCCCGCCGCCGAGCAGGCACGTCTGCGCGACGAAGCGAAGAAGGCGATCGCCGCGCAGGTCCGCCCGGCTTACGCGAAGCTGCTGGCCTTCATGAAGAATGAGTATTACCCGAAGGCGCGCGACGGTCTCGCCGCCGAGGACCTGCCTGACGGCAAGGCGTTTTACCGTTCGCAGATCCTCGAGTACACCACGCTGGACCGAAGTCCCGACGATATCCACGCGCTGGGGCTCAAGGAAATGGCGGACATCCACGGCCAGATGCTTGCGGTGATGAAAGAGGTCGACTTCAAGGGAAGTTTTCCCGACTTCCTGCAATTCCTCCGTACAGACCCGCAGTTCTACGCAAAGACACCCGACGAACTGCTGAAGGACGCCGCGTGGATCGCGAAGGAAGTGGACGCCGTGGTCGGCGATTACATCGGACTGCTGCCGCGCCGCCGCTTTGCGATCAAACCGGTGCCTGACGATCTCGCACCGATCTACACGGGTGGCCGCGGCGGCCCGGGCATCTATCTGGTCAACACGTATAACCTGCCCGCTCGCCCGCTTTACTCCCTGCCCGCGCTGACCCTGCACGAATCCTCACCGGGGCACGCCTTGCAGATGCCTCTCGCCGCCGAGACCACCGGCCTGCCCGACTACCGCCGTTTCAGCTACATCTCGGCATACGGTGAGGGCTGGGCGCTTTATTGCGAGTATCTCGGTCAGGAGATGGGCATCTATCAGACGCCGTACGAGCAGTTCGGTTATCTCAGCTATCAGGCGTGGCGCGCCGCCCGTCTGGTCGTCGACACCGGCATCCATCATCTGCACTGGACGCGTGAGCAGGCACGCCAGTACCTGCGCGACAACACCGCGCTGGCGGAGCACGAGATCGACACCGAGGTGGATCGCTACATCGCCTGGCCGGCGCAGGCGCTGTCGTACTACCTCGGCGAGATGGCGATCCGTGACGGACGCGAGCGTGCGACGAAGGCGCTGGGCGAGCACTTCGACATCCGCGCCTTCCACGACACGGTGCTGTCCACCGGTTCCGTGCCGCTGCCGGTGCTGAACCAGCGTATCGACGCGTTTATCGCGGGCGGCGGCAAATCACCGTATGCCGAGGGGGCGCACTGA
- a CDS encoding DUF885 domain-containing protein, which yields MTRFPAVRGLVLACLLAAPYASAQAADAPARAFDALVAERWEYQLKESPELATTIGDYRYNDRWTDYSLAHVAVDGKATADFLRRFEAVDVSQLDEQRRLSQAMAVRELKDRLEAIRLKNHEMVLDQIGGVQLQLPGFVPTIPFDSTRHYEDYLARLRAIPGIVDQLIAASRAGMADGLMQPRYLLEKVAVQARQIADPAGEANVFGQPAAHIPDSVPAKDKARLKQAILATVDNEVRPAYRRLADFVANDYAPHGRTQEGIWSLPDGDARYRYAIHTQTTTDLDPKRIHQIGLDEVKRIEGEMTAIAKQLGYADLPAFRAAVAKDPKRYATSREQILDGYRKYIAGMQPELPKLFGHLPTTALYVQAVEAYREKDAAGAEYHQGTPDGKRPGVVFVNTGDFAQRTLYTIEDTAYHEGVPGHHLQISIAQSLPLPPFRQQAGYNAYIEGWALYAERLAKEAGFYKDPYNDYGRLSGDLLRADRLVLDSGVHALHWTRKQMIDFFHAHPAEDEPSMQAETDRYIAWPGQALGYKLGQLKFLELRQRAEKALGTAFDIRAFHDEMLSGGAMPLELLDARTDAWIAAQKAAKPTSH from the coding sequence ATGACCCGTTTTCCAGCCGTCCGCGGCCTCGTCCTCGCGTGCCTGCTGGCCGCGCCATACGCCTCCGCTCAAGCGGCCGACGCGCCTGCCAGGGCCTTCGACGCGCTCGTCGCCGAGCGCTGGGAATACCAGCTGAAGGAAAGTCCGGAACTCGCCACGACCATCGGCGATTACCGCTATAACGACCGCTGGACCGATTATTCGCTGGCTCACGTCGCTGTCGACGGCAAGGCCACCGCCGATTTCCTGCGCCGGTTCGAAGCCGTGGACGTGTCCCAGCTCGACGAGCAGCGCCGCCTCAGTCAGGCCATGGCCGTGCGCGAGCTGAAAGACCGCCTCGAAGCCATCCGCCTCAAGAATCACGAGATGGTGCTGGATCAGATCGGTGGCGTGCAGCTTCAGCTTCCCGGCTTCGTTCCGACCATCCCGTTCGACAGCACACGCCACTACGAGGACTACCTCGCCCGCCTCAGGGCGATCCCAGGCATCGTCGACCAGCTGATCGCCGCATCGCGAGCAGGCATGGCCGATGGGCTCATGCAGCCGCGTTACCTGCTCGAAAAGGTCGCCGTGCAGGCGCGGCAGATCGCCGATCCGGCGGGCGAAGCCAACGTCTTCGGCCAGCCGGCCGCGCATATCCCGGACAGCGTGCCAGCGAAAGACAAGGCGCGGCTGAAACAGGCGATCCTCGCCACTGTGGACAACGAGGTGCGCCCCGCGTATCGCAGACTGGCGGACTTCGTCGCCAACGACTACGCCCCGCACGGCCGTACGCAGGAAGGGATCTGGTCCCTGCCCGACGGTGACGCAAGGTATCGCTATGCCATCCACACACAGACCACCACCGACCTCGACCCGAAGCGCATCCATCAGATCGGTCTGGATGAAGTAAAGCGGATCGAAGGCGAGATGACCGCCATCGCGAAACAGCTCGGCTACGCCGACCTGCCCGCCTTCCGCGCCGCCGTCGCAAAGGACCCGAAACGCTACGCCACCTCGCGCGAGCAGATTCTCGACGGCTACCGCAAGTACATTGCCGGTATGCAGCCCGAACTGCCGAAACTCTTCGGCCATCTGCCGACCACGGCCCTGTACGTGCAGGCCGTGGAGGCCTACCGCGAGAAAGACGCCGCCGGCGCCGAATACCATCAGGGTACGCCCGACGGCAAGCGTCCCGGCGTGGTCTTCGTCAACACGGGCGACTTCGCCCAGCGCACGCTCTACACCATCGAAGACACCGCGTATCACGAAGGCGTACCGGGCCATCATCTGCAGATCTCGATTGCGCAGAGCCTGCCGCTACCGCCGTTCCGTCAGCAGGCCGGGTACAACGCGTACATCGAAGGATGGGCACTTTATGCGGAGCGCCTCGCCAAAGAGGCCGGCTTCTACAAAGACCCGTACAACGACTACGGGCGTCTGAGCGGCGATCTGCTGCGCGCCGACCGTCTCGTGCTCGACAGCGGCGTGCATGCGCTGCACTGGACGCGCAAGCAGATGATCGACTTCTTCCACGCCCATCCGGCCGAGGACGAGCCGAGCATGCAGGCCGAGACCGACCGTTACATCGCGTGGCCGGGCCAGGCGCTCGGTTACAAGCTCGGCCAGCTCAAGTTCCTGGAACTTCGTCAGCGGGCCGAGAAAGCCCTCGGCACCGCCTTCGACATCCGTGCCTTCCACGATGAAATGCTCTCGGGCGGCGCCATGCCGCTGGAACTGCTGGATGCGCGCACCGATGCATGGATCGCCGCACAGAAGGCCGCAAAGCCCACCTCGCACTGA
- a CDS encoding M24 family metallopeptidase, producing MSTQIGHLTPEQAREACTPWTQLAPRIGRDEYLARLERAQRLLDAAGAGALLVTAGTSLRYFTGIPWGATERLVAMLLPRRGEPVLICPAFEEGSLRAELAHPMTMAFWEEHEDPCALVAACMASRGASTLALDPAAPFNVFTGLAHTLGTRDIVDATPVIDGCRARKSATELALMKQACAMTLKVQALAAGMLHEGIAAGDVKRFIDGAHRALGADNGSTFCIVQFGVATSYPHGVPGEQYLEKDQVVLIDTGCSVAGYQSDITRTYVFGAPDAEQSRIWNLERAAQQAAFDAVRPGVPCADIDAAARRVIEAGGLGPDYRLPGLPHRTGHGCGMAIHEAPYLVRGNTAPLAPGNCCSDEPMIVVPGRFGIRLEDHFYVTDDGGAWFTEPSPSIEQPFA from the coding sequence ATGAGCACGCAGATCGGACACCTGACCCCGGAGCAGGCCCGCGAGGCCTGCACACCGTGGACGCAACTTGCGCCACGCATCGGCCGGGACGAGTACCTTGCTCGCCTGGAGCGCGCGCAACGCCTGCTCGATGCCGCTGGCGCAGGTGCGCTGCTGGTCACGGCCGGCACGTCGCTGCGTTATTTCACCGGGATTCCCTGGGGCGCCACCGAGCGGCTCGTCGCGATGCTGCTTCCGCGACGGGGCGAGCCGGTATTGATCTGCCCCGCGTTCGAGGAAGGTTCGCTGCGCGCCGAACTGGCCCATCCGATGACGATGGCGTTCTGGGAAGAGCACGAGGACCCCTGCGCGCTGGTCGCCGCGTGCATGGCCTCACGCGGCGCGAGTACGCTGGCCCTGGACCCCGCGGCGCCGTTCAACGTGTTCACGGGGCTCGCGCACACACTGGGGACCCGCGATATCGTCGATGCGACACCGGTGATCGACGGGTGCCGGGCACGCAAGTCGGCGACGGAACTCGCCCTGATGAAGCAAGCCTGCGCGATGACGCTGAAAGTGCAGGCGCTCGCCGCCGGCATGCTGCACGAGGGCATCGCCGCCGGTGACGTGAAGCGCTTTATCGACGGCGCCCATCGCGCGCTGGGCGCGGACAACGGTTCCACGTTCTGCATCGTGCAGTTCGGTGTGGCCACGTCGTATCCCCATGGCGTGCCGGGCGAACAATACCTCGAGAAAGACCAGGTCGTCCTGATCGATACGGGTTGCAGCGTGGCCGGCTACCAGTCGGACATCACACGTACCTACGTCTTCGGCGCGCCGGACGCCGAGCAGTCGCGCATCTGGAACCTCGAACGCGCGGCGCAACAGGCGGCTTTCGACGCGGTGCGCCCCGGCGTGCCTTGTGCGGACATCGACGCCGCCGCGCGGCGCGTGATCGAAGCCGGCGGCCTGGGGCCGGACTATCGCCTGCCGGGTCTGCCGCACCGTACGGGCCACGGCTGCGGAATGGCCATCCACGAGGCGCCGTACCTCGTCCGTGGCAACACGGCACCTCTCGCACCGGGGAACTGCTGCAGCGACGAACCCATGATCGTCGTTCCCGGCCGCTTCGGCATCCGCCTCGAGGACCATTTCTACGTCACCGACGACGGTGGCGCGTGGTTCACCGAGCCGTCGCCTTCGATCGAGCAACCGTTTGCCTGA
- a CDS encoding aldehyde dehydrogenase family protein, whose translation MAEQPQVLIGGQWRAADAPTGSFHAEDPTRGEAIGPSFPVSGADDVEAALAAATAVAGELAAVPPERIADFLERYAAAIDADAETLVSLAAAETALPAEPRLRSVELPRASGQLRQAARAVREHSWSDPVIDTASGLRAHRAPLGKPVLVFGPNNFPFAFNAIAGSDFASAIAARNPVIAKAHPSHPATSQRLAELAHEAVLASGLPAASVQMLYHFDNAIGAALASDARLGAIGFTGSRAGGLALKSAADGAGVPIYAEMSSVNPVFLLPGALAEDAEALATAFFTSCTMGSGQFCTNPGIVIVPTGEDGDAFVASATAQFAAATPRVLFSRGVQEGLMRAVGALRKAGATVLAGGATGDDAGYRFQPTLLSVDAAAFVADKGALQTEAFGPVSLLVRADGDDDFAAIARAFEGNLTGTMYRATDGSDDASWQSIARHLRERVGRLIANRMPTGVAVSPAMNHGGPFPSTSHAGFTAVGMPSAIHRFTALHSYDNVPDALLPPELRDRNPGGVQRRIDGRWTDADVGDAA comes from the coding sequence ATGGCCGAGCAGCCGCAGGTTCTGATCGGTGGCCAGTGGCGCGCCGCCGACGCGCCCACCGGCTCGTTCCACGCGGAAGATCCCACGCGTGGTGAAGCCATCGGGCCGTCGTTTCCCGTCAGCGGCGCGGACGACGTGGAGGCGGCGCTCGCAGCCGCCACGGCGGTCGCCGGTGAACTGGCCGCCGTGCCGCCCGAGCGCATCGCCGATTTCCTCGAGCGCTACGCGGCGGCGATCGACGCCGATGCCGAAACGCTCGTGTCCCTGGCCGCCGCGGAAACGGCACTGCCCGCCGAGCCGCGACTGCGCTCGGTCGAACTCCCGCGTGCCAGCGGACAGCTACGTCAGGCGGCACGCGCGGTGCGTGAACACAGCTGGAGCGATCCGGTCATCGACACGGCCAGTGGTCTGCGAGCGCATCGCGCACCGCTGGGCAAGCCGGTACTGGTGTTCGGACCGAACAATTTTCCGTTCGCCTTCAACGCGATCGCGGGCAGCGACTTCGCCTCGGCCATCGCGGCACGCAATCCCGTGATCGCCAAGGCGCACCCGTCGCACCCGGCGACCTCACAACGGCTCGCCGAGCTGGCGCACGAGGCGGTCCTGGCCTCGGGCCTGCCGGCCGCCTCGGTGCAGATGCTGTATCACTTCGATAACGCGATCGGCGCGGCCCTCGCTTCCGACGCGCGGCTGGGTGCGATCGGTTTCACCGGCAGTCGCGCCGGTGGCCTCGCGCTGAAGTCCGCCGCCGATGGCGCGGGTGTCCCCATCTACGCCGAGATGTCCAGCGTCAACCCGGTGTTCCTGCTGCCGGGTGCGCTTGCGGAAGATGCCGAAGCACTCGCCACGGCCTTTTTCACGTCCTGCACGATGGGCAGTGGCCAGTTCTGCACCAACCCCGGCATCGTCATCGTGCCCACCGGTGAGGATGGCGATGCGTTCGTCGCCAGCGCCACGGCGCAGTTCGCCGCGGCGACGCCCCGCGTCCTGTTTTCGCGCGGTGTGCAGGAGGGCCTGATGCGCGCCGTGGGCGCGTTGAGGAAAGCGGGCGCCACCGTGCTCGCCGGTGGGGCCACCGGCGACGACGCGGGTTACCGTTTCCAGCCGACCCTGCTCAGCGTCGATGCCGCGGCCTTCGTCGCCGATAAAGGCGCTTTGCAGACGGAGGCTTTCGGTCCGGTCAGTCTGCTCGTCCGTGCCGACGGCGATGACGACTTCGCTGCCATCGCGCGAGCCTTCGAGGGCAACCTCACCGGAACGATGTACCGCGCGACGGATGGCAGCGACGATGCGTCGTGGCAATCCATCGCCCGGCATCTGCGCGAGCGCGTCGGTCGCCTCATCGCCAATCGCATGCCGACCGGCGTGGCGGTCAGCCCCGCCATGAATCACGGTGGCCCGTTCCCCTCGACGAGCCATGCCGGCTTCACCGCCGTGGGCATGCCGTCAGCGATTCACCGCTTCACGGCGCTGCACAGCTACGACAACGTGCCCGATGCCCTGCTTCCGCCGGAACTGCGCGACCGCAATCCTGGCGGCGTGCAGCGACGGATCGACGGCCGCTGGACCGATGCGGACGTGGGTGACGCCGCATGA
- a CDS encoding dihydrodipicolinate synthase family protein yields MSNATFWHGVLPAITTPFKADGQVDHEFLAKHALQMIDAGCKGIVPLGSLGEAATLSYDEKTAILRTLVKALDGRAPVIPGIASLSTDEAVRLAQDARAIGCSALMVLPPYVYSTDWREMSAHVKAVIAATDLPCMLYNNPVAYKTDFTPAQIAELAGQFPNLQAVKESSADVRRFAAIRALAGDRLELLVGMDDALVEGVSMGAVGWIAGLVNAYPAESVKLFELARDGGAKAAESLYAWFLPLLRLDTVPTFVQLIKLVQSRVGMGSETVRAPRLPVAGAERDAAMKVIDHAIATRPGV; encoded by the coding sequence ATGAGCAACGCAACTTTCTGGCACGGCGTCCTTCCCGCCATCACCACGCCATTCAAGGCCGATGGCCAGGTCGACCACGAGTTTCTCGCCAAACATGCGCTGCAGATGATCGACGCCGGCTGCAAGGGCATCGTGCCGCTGGGCTCGCTCGGCGAAGCCGCCACGCTGAGCTACGACGAGAAGACGGCCATCCTGCGGACGCTGGTCAAGGCGCTCGACGGCCGCGCGCCCGTCATTCCGGGTATTGCCTCGCTCTCCACCGACGAAGCCGTACGGCTGGCGCAAGACGCCAGGGCCATCGGTTGTTCGGCCCTCATGGTGTTGCCGCCATACGTCTACTCCACGGACTGGCGGGAGATGAGCGCGCACGTGAAGGCCGTGATCGCCGCGACCGACCTCCCGTGCATGCTGTACAACAACCCGGTGGCGTACAAGACCGACTTCACGCCGGCGCAGATCGCCGAGCTGGCGGGTCAGTTCCCCAACCTGCAGGCCGTCAAGGAATCTTCCGCCGATGTGCGGCGCTTCGCCGCCATCCGTGCGCTCGCCGGCGATCGTCTCGAACTGCTTGTCGGCATGGACGACGCGCTGGTCGAAGGCGTCAGCATGGGTGCGGTCGGCTGGATCGCCGGCCTGGTCAATGCGTATCCGGCCGAATCGGTGAAGCTGTTCGAGCTGGCCCGCGATGGCGGTGCCAAGGCCGCGGAATCCCTGTATGCCTGGTTCCTCCCGCTTCTCCGCCTCGATACCGTGCCGACCTTCGTACAGCTGATCAAGCTGGTGCAGTCGCGCGTCGGCATGGGCAGCGAAACCGTGCGCGCGCCGCGCCTGCCGGTGGCCGGCGCCGAGCGCGACGCGGCGATGAAGGTGATCGACCACGCAATCGCCACCCGGCCGGGAGTCTGA
- a CDS encoding NAD(P)/FAD-dependent oxidoreductase: protein MSDTFDIAIVGAGPAGLAAAAAAATHGRRVVLIDSQPKPGGQVWRHDVRHGYPAMADRSIREALSSRGVTWLAETQVIATEASHLLLQDPRRGYLLPYRSLIIATGARELLMPFPGWTLPGVVGAGGLQALVKQGWALRGRRVLIAGSGPLLLAAAATARKHGAIVTGIHEQASTGELHRFARSLWRWPAKLAQAAALQVSLRGIDYRHGSVVTEAVGEHAVSAALIERAGHVQRVDCDVLAVGFGLVPDLTLARQIGCATRADTLHPQVDVDTHQRTSLDDTFAAGESCGIGGRDCARLEGRIAGLAAAGVAIPDALLRRRDHARAFATLLREHFGLSPRVRELARDDTLICRCEDVSFGAVRAHGDPRSAKLATRCGMGACQGRVCGAAMTELGLGARTDARPPFFPARLSTLGEPDFPSSLPASRGIQA, encoded by the coding sequence ATGAGCGACACCTTCGACATCGCCATCGTCGGTGCGGGTCCCGCGGGTCTTGCCGCGGCGGCCGCCGCAGCCACACACGGGCGGCGCGTCGTGCTCATCGACAGCCAGCCGAAGCCCGGCGGCCAGGTATGGCGTCACGACGTACGACACGGCTATCCCGCCATGGCCGATCGCAGCATCCGTGAGGCCTTGTCATCGCGCGGTGTGACCTGGCTGGCCGAGACGCAGGTCATCGCCACGGAAGCCAGCCATCTTCTGCTGCAGGATCCGCGACGCGGTTACCTGCTGCCGTACCGCTCGCTGATCATCGCGACGGGCGCACGCGAATTACTCATGCCTTTTCCGGGCTGGACGCTGCCGGGTGTGGTCGGGGCGGGTGGTTTGCAGGCCCTGGTCAAGCAAGGCTGGGCCCTGCGTGGACGACGTGTACTTATCGCCGGTAGCGGACCGCTGCTTCTTGCCGCCGCGGCGACGGCACGAAAGCACGGCGCCATCGTCACCGGCATTCATGAGCAGGCGTCGACCGGTGAGCTTCACCGCTTCGCCCGCAGCCTCTGGCGCTGGCCGGCGAAGCTCGCACAGGCCGCCGCCTTGCAGGTCTCGCTTCGCGGTATCGACTACCGCCACGGCAGCGTCGTGACCGAGGCCGTCGGCGAGCACGCCGTGTCGGCCGCACTGATCGAGCGCGCCGGGCATGTGCAACGCGTCGACTGCGACGTACTCGCGGTCGGCTTCGGTCTCGTCCCGGATCTGACGCTCGCCCGCCAGATCGGCTGCGCGACGCGCGCCGACACGCTTCATCCTCAGGTCGATGTCGATACCCATCAGCGCACCAGCCTCGACGATACGTTCGCCGCGGGCGAGAGCTGCGGTATCGGTGGCCGCGACTGCGCGCGTCTCGAAGGCCGGATCGCCGGGCTGGCCGCTGCCGGCGTCGCGATACCCGATGCGCTCCTGCGTCGACGCGATCACGCGCGGGCCTTCGCGACCCTGTTGCGCGAGCATTTCGGGTTGTCACCGCGCGTCCGTGAGCTCGCCCGCGACGACACCCTGATATGTCGCTGCGAAGACGTGTCCTTCGGTGCCGTCCGCGCCCATGGGGACCCTCGTAGCGCCAAGCTCGCCACGCGCTGCGGCATGGGCGCCTGCCAGGGCCGCGTATGCGGCGCGGCCATGACCGAGCTCGGTCTGGGTGCGCGCACCGATGCGCGCCCGCCCTTTTTCCCTGCCCGCCTGTCCACCCTGGGCGAGCCGGATTTTCCCAGTTCCCTTCCTGCATCGAGAGGCATCCAAGCATGA
- a CDS encoding (2Fe-2S)-binding protein, which translates to MTVREARLIVDGVIRRVPASITVAAALLSLDLPFRRSVSGQQRAALCGMGVCFECRVRIDGVAQQRACQVTVRDGMTVDSE; encoded by the coding sequence ATGACGGTGCGGGAAGCACGTCTCATCGTGGACGGCGTCATCAGGCGCGTACCGGCCAGCATCACGGTCGCCGCCGCCCTGCTCAGCCTCGACCTGCCGTTCCGCCGCTCCGTCAGCGGTCAACAACGTGCCGCCCTGTGCGGCATGGGTGTCTGCTTCGAATGCCGGGTGCGTATCGACGGCGTCGCGCAACAGCGCGCCTGCCAGGTCACGGTCCGCGATGGCATGACGGTAGACAGCGAATGA
- a CDS encoding NAD(P)/FAD-dependent oxidoreductase, whose translation MSTYDLIVIGAGIVGAACAEQATAEGLKVAIVEPATVGGGATAAAMGHLVAMDDDPAEFALSRYSLGLWEAFAELPAAEFSRCGTLWVASNDDELARIPDKLARLTDAGVVAEAVDAAGLYELEPMLAAGLRGGLLIPREAVVYPPAVARHLVDLALERGATLHRQYAFRLQPGGVVLQDGGKLHGPVLVATGCALPRLLPRLPIRARKGHLVITERYGQRVNHQLLELGYADSAHGADAASVAFNVQPRPTGQILIGSSREYDAADADVSMDMVRMMLQRSFRFLPWLRELDALRVWTGFRPVSTDGLPYLGRVPGMADTWVAAGHEGLGVTTSLGSARLLIDQLLGRPTAIDAAPYDPARVAS comes from the coding sequence GTGAGCACGTACGATCTGATAGTCATCGGTGCCGGCATCGTCGGCGCCGCCTGCGCCGAGCAGGCCACCGCCGAGGGCCTCAAGGTCGCTATCGTCGAGCCCGCCACCGTCGGGGGCGGCGCCACCGCGGCCGCCATGGGTCACCTGGTGGCCATGGACGACGACCCGGCGGAATTCGCACTGTCGCGATATTCGCTCGGTCTGTGGGAAGCCTTCGCCGAACTGCCCGCCGCGGAGTTCAGCCGCTGCGGCACATTGTGGGTGGCCAGTAACGACGATGAACTGGCACGCATTCCCGACAAGCTGGCACGTCTGACCGACGCGGGCGTCGTCGCCGAAGCCGTGGACGCCGCCGGTCTGTACGAACTCGAGCCGATGCTCGCCGCCGGCCTGCGCGGCGGGCTGCTGATTCCGCGGGAAGCGGTGGTCTATCCACCGGCCGTCGCGCGGCATCTGGTCGACCTCGCGCTCGAACGTGGGGCCACGCTGCACCGGCAATACGCGTTCCGGCTGCAACCGGGTGGTGTCGTACTGCAGGACGGCGGCAAGCTGCACGGTCCGGTACTCGTCGCCACCGGATGCGCCTTGCCGCGACTGCTGCCACGACTGCCGATCCGCGCGCGGAAAGGTCACCTGGTGATTACCGAACGCTACGGGCAGCGAGTCAATCACCAGTTGCTTGAACTCGGCTATGCGGACAGCGCTCACGGTGCCGATGCGGCAAGCGTCGCGTTCAACGTGCAGCCGCGCCCGACCGGGCAGATCCTCATCGGCTCCTCCCGCGAATACGACGCGGCGGATGCGGACGTCTCGATGGATATGGTCCGGATGATGCTGCAGCGAAGCTTCCGGTTCCTTCCATGGTTGCGAGAGCTCGATGCGTTGCGCGTGTGGACGGGCTTCCGCCCCGTCAGTACCGACGGCTTACCGTACCTGGGCCGCGTACCTGGCATGGCCGACACCTGGGTCGCGGCCGGTCATGAGGGGCTGGGCGTCACCACGTCGCTTGGCAGCGCACGCTTGCTTATCGATCAGCTGCTCGGCCGACCGACGGCCATCGACGCCGCGCCTTACGATCCAGCGCGGGTGGCTTCATGA
- a CDS encoding 4-hydroxyproline epimerase translates to MHHIEFIDSHTGGEPTRVVLSGFPNLGDGPLAGRRQLMRERYDAWRQAIACEPRGSDTMVGALLLEPTDPSSCAAVIFFNNVGYLGMCGHGTIGLIRTLQHLGRIAPGRHRLETPVGIVGIELLDDGRVSIDNVESYRYRRNVSVDVEGHGPVTGDVAWGGNWFFITSQSPLPLTLANQRALTAYTEAIRAGLERDGITGANDEEIDHIELNGPDEESGGDGRNFVLCPGMAYDRSPCGTGTSAKVACLAADGKLDPAQVWRQAGILGSLFEATYKHGERGVLPRITGSAHVTMQGTILIDEADPLAWGIGTA, encoded by the coding sequence ATGCATCACATCGAATTCATCGACTCACACACTGGCGGCGAACCTACCCGGGTCGTCCTCTCCGGCTTTCCCAATCTGGGTGACGGCCCACTGGCCGGTCGCCGTCAGCTCATGCGCGAACGGTACGACGCCTGGCGGCAGGCGATCGCGTGCGAGCCGCGCGGCTCGGACACGATGGTAGGCGCGCTGCTGCTGGAACCGACCGACCCGTCGTCGTGCGCAGCGGTGATCTTTTTCAACAACGTCGGCTACCTCGGCATGTGCGGCCACGGCACCATCGGCCTCATACGCACACTGCAGCATCTCGGCCGCATCGCCCCCGGCCGGCATCGTCTCGAGACGCCGGTCGGCATCGTCGGTATCGAGCTGCTGGACGACGGACGCGTGTCGATCGACAACGTCGAGAGCTACCGGTATCGCCGTAACGTATCGGTGGACGTCGAAGGCCATGGCCCGGTCACGGGCGATGTCGCCTGGGGCGGCAACTGGTTTTTCATCACGAGCCAGTCTCCCCTGCCCCTCACGCTGGCCAACCAGCGGGCGCTGACCGCGTACACGGAAGCGATCCGCGCCGGTCTGGAACGCGACGGCATCACCGGCGCGAACGACGAAGAAATCGACCATATCGAGCTGAACGGGCCGGACGAGGAGAGCGGCGGCGACGGACGCAACTTCGTCCTCTGCCCCGGCATGGCCTACGACCGTTCGCCCTGCGGCACAGGCACCAGCGCCAAGGTCGCGTGCCTGGCCGCCGATGGCAAGCTCGATCCGGCTCAGGTGTGGCGCCAGGCCGGCATCCTCGGCAGCCTGTTCGAGGCGACTTACAAGCACGGCGAGCGCGGCGTTCTTCCGCGTATCACGGGCAGCGCGCACGTGACCATGCAGGGCACGATCCTGATCGACGAGGCCGACCCGCTGGCCTGGGGCATCGGCACCGCGTGA